The region CCGGATCCGTCAGACAGCGGAACTCCTTCAACGCCGTGACGAGGTTGCCAACCGATTTCAGGCCACCTTCCCCCATGGCCGCCATGCTGTGCCCTCCCCCGAGGCCGCATCACCGGTCCCCGCCGCCGATGATCCCGCCGGAGACCCTGCCACACGCGGGCGCCAACTGCTCGGACTCCGGGACAAGTTGTTTTCCCCGCAAGTTCTGCCTGACACCCCCTGGGCGAGTATGTCCAGGGCACGGTCCCCGCCCCCGGAGGGCCCCGCCGCGGCGGGGACACGTCCCGGTGGTGGACCGGGGGAGCATATGCCCGTGAGGCGGAGGGTGGTCCTCCCCAGGGGCCCACCTGGACGATTCCGGCGACCTGGCGTGCGGGACGCCCTTCCGCCGTGGCCCGGGGAGCGCGCGGGCCCCGCGCCCAGGGGGCCCGGGTTCGGCACCCGCCGGGTCGGGAGGGTGAGGAGGGTCACGCCAATCCGAGATCCTCGACCCGCCGGGTGAGTTCGGCGGCCGCCGGATCGTCCGGGGCGAGCACCGCGATCACCTCCACCAGCTCGCCCATCGCACGCCGCGCCTCGCAGGTGCGCAGCAGGGACAGGGCCTCCGAGCGGCTCGCCGACTGACGGCCCACCGCGGTTCCCACGGTGGGCAACTCGTCGAGCAACTGCTGCCAGCGGGCGGGGGAGGTCATCCCGGACACGGCCAGCAGCGTGTCCGCGAGATCGCCGATGTCACGGATCGTCAGCTTGCGCCGCCGGGGGGCCTGGGGGTGCGTACCGCTGGCGAGCGGGGGCGTATCGGCCGCACGGGACCCCATGTCGGTGTCCAGGGACCGCGTGTCGGCGGTGAACGGCCGGGCCGCCGGGTCATCCGCCACCCCCGGGGCGTCCGCCGCCACCGGGATCCGGCCGATCAGTTCGAAGGCGAAGGCGGCCGCGTGCCGGGAGGCCACCGGCTGCCAGCGCTCGTCGTGCGCCTCGCCCTTGTCCCCGAGCAGGTCCGAGATGCCGCGGATCACCAGCGCGTCCAACTGCTGGTTGACGTACGCGCCCGCGAGGAAGCCGAAGCCCTCCATGTCCACCGCGAGCGCGTCACCCGCACTGGCGGCGAGCCTGAGCCCGGCATCCGAGCGGTGGTGCGCCACCACTCGGCCGCCCGCCGCGAGGGGTTTCACCTGCGCGCGGGGGCGTGGCGCGTCGTCTCCCGGGCGGATCCGCCGCTGCCACGCGTCGCCCGCCGCCACCAGCCGGGCCAGTTGCACGAGCCCGTACGCGGACTGATGGGTCTTCTGCCGGGGCCAGAACCCCGACTCGGTGTCCTTACCGGTCTCGTAGTCGTACACCGCGTCGGCGGCCACCACATCGCCCAGCGCGACGTCCTTGACGCCGCCCGCGACCCCCACGAACAGCACCGCCCAGGGCGCGAAGAGCGCCGCGGCCCGCTCGACCGAGGCCGCGGCGCCCGGATTCCCCGGACCCGTCATATGGATGGCGACCGTCCGCTCACCGGATCCGGCGCGGAACACGCCCACTTCGAACAGTGCGCCCCGCTCCGCCTTGACCGGGCGCGGATCCTCCAAGTGGGCCCGGACCGCCCGGTACTCGACCTCCAGCGCGGTCAGGACCACCACATCGGCCCGCGCCGCCCCGCCCTTGCCCTCAGCGCCCATGGATCCCCCCTAGGACAGCTTCCGTCGACACCTTACGGATGCGACGCACCCAATGGGCCTCATGCGTCAGGGCCGGTGCAGATCCGCGTACAGCACGATCTGCACCCCCAGGACGATGATCAGCGCCACCTCCGCCACCGACACCACCAGCAGCACCGCCCGCACCGGCTCCGAGGCCCAGTACACGACGAGAGCGGCGATCGGCGCCACCGTGAACAGCAGCAGATCGGCCGCCAGTTGCAGCCGCTTGCGGGAGATCCGGCGGCCGTCGTCGCGGTGGGCCCGCTCCCAGCCGAACACCGGTGGCCGGCCCGGCACGAGCGCCGCCAGCCGAGGCCCCAGATCCTCCCGGACATACCGCCCGATGGCGGATATCTTCTCGTCGTTGACCAGATACGCCCAGCCCAGCAGGGCCGACGCCGGGGGCAGCAGCAACAGCAGCTCCGGACGTCCATGGCTCTGGAGGGAGAAGGTGATGATGGCCGCCATCGCGGCGAGCGTCGCGTAGAGCAGATTGTCGCGGAACCCGATCCGCGCCCGCTGCTCCTCCTTCACCTGCTCGTACTCCAGGATCAGCAGCCTGCCCGTGACCGCTTCGCCCTCGGCGCTGTTTTCTCGCGTCACCGTTGCCCCCTCCGCGACCGATGACCGGCTCCCCTGTGACCGGCCCCCCTGGTGACTGTTTCCGCCCTTACGCCTGGTCCATTCCCCTACGCCTGGTCCATTCCGTACGCCCGCAGCTTCCGGTACAGCGTGGCCCGGCCGATGCCCAGGGACTCGGCGGCCCGCACCTTGTTGTCCCCGTGGCGGCGCAGCGCCTCCAGGATCGCCGTGCGCTCCGCCCGTTCCATGCCACTCAGGCGGCGGGTGGCCGGTGGCACCCGCAGTCCGTACGGCAGCTCCTCGCGCCGCACCGGCCCGGTGGCGCGGCGGCGCTCGGCCACCTCCCTTACGACATGGGCGAGTTCGGTGACATTGCCCGGCCAGGTGTGCTGCTCCAGCGCCCGGCGCGCGTCCAGGCTCCAGGCCAGCGGGGGACGTCCGGGGGAGGGGCGCCGGGCGAGGCCCGCCAGCAGCGCCGGGATGTCCTCGACGCGCTCGCGCAGCGGCGGCAGCGTCACCGACCGGGCCGAGAGGATGTCCAGCAGCCGGCTCAGACACGGACCGGTCGGCGCACCCGGGGTATGCGTCGCCACCAACGGCACCGCAGGACGCTCCTCCAGCAGCGAGAGCAGCGCGGCCACATCGGACTGGCCCAGCCGCTCGGCGTGGCGCAGAAGCAGCGGCGGTGCGCCCCCGTCCCCCTCCGCAAGCGCACGGCACCAGCGCGGGACCTCACCGGCCACTTGCTCGGCGGCGTCGACCAGACGCGGTGCGGCCGTGTCCCGGCGGCCGAGCAGGGCGCGGGCCAGCGCGGTCTTGCCCACGCCCGGCTCGCCGATCAGCAGCAGTGGCTCCGTGGCCCGCGCCAGCTCCGTCGCCCGGGAGACGGCCACCCGCCAGGGCGGGGACGTGCCCACGAGCCCCGGGAGCCGGTCAGGGCCCGGCCGTTCCGCCGCCCGCGCCCGCCGGGCCGGGCACACCGTGGCGACGGCCCCGACGACCTCGCCCCCGTGCACCACGCGCGTCATCCTCACGGTGAGCCCGGCGCCGTCCGGTACGGCGATCTCCTCCGGTGCCCCGGAGTGCGCGCCTTCCGGTCCGGCGTCCGCGTCCTCCGGTCCGGCGTCCGCGCCTTCCGGTCCGGCGTCCGCGTCCCTGAGGAGGGCCGTGGCGTGCCGTTCCAGCCGCGCCAGCGTCTCGTGCGACAGCAGCCGCGCGGCCTCCGGGCTGACGAGGCGGCTGCTGCCGTCGAGCGACACCACGGCCGCCCCGTCGGCCCGCTGACGCAGATACGCGTCGAGCAGCACCCGCTCCGGCGGGCGCGCCCGGCCCAGCAGCTCCGTCTCGACGGCGTGCGCGGTGGCCTCGGCGACCGCCGCGCCCGGGTGGGCGGTACGGCCCTCGCCCAGCGGGGCCACCACGGTGATGGTGCCGGCCGGGCGGCCCGCCGTCGGCTCGTACAGCGGCACGCTGACCGCCGACACCTCCTGCCACAGGTCGAGGAAGTGCTCCGGGCCGTGGACCTCGGCCCGGCGCCCCGTGCGCAGCGCGAGCGCGGCGCTGTTGTGCCCGACCGCCTTCTCCGACAGATCGAGACCGGCCACATCGGCGGACGGGTCGGTGTAACGGCCGCCGCCCGACCACAGCGCGCGGCAGCGGGAGTCGACCAGCACCAGTCCCATCTCACCGCTCAGCGTGGGCGCCACGCGGTCCAGCGCGGGGCGCGCCGCGGCCAGCAGCGGTGAATCCTCGGGCGGCCGGACCCTGGGCAGGGCCACCAGATCGCGCGGTACGCCGAAGAACCGCGCCCGCCGCCAGGCTTCGGCGAGGTCCTCGGGGACGCCGTCGCCCGGTGGCCGTCCGCTGAGGAACCGGTCGCGCGCCCGGCGCAGGGATGAGAGGGCCGAGTCGGCGGGGGTGTCGTCGATGGTCGTCACAGCCACTCCACCGTATACGTCGCCGGTGTTTCGAAATGAGACACCTCGGGGCCCGGGTTCTGGAACAAGATCACCAATGGTCGATCGCCGGTCGTCATGGCCGATCGAGGATCGTCGCCGGTCGCCGGTCGCCGGTCGCCGGGAGACCGCCGGTCGTCAGGAGATCGCCCATCACCCGGAGAGGAGCCCTTCAGCAGTGGAGACCGTCGAGACCGACGTACTGGTCGTGGGCAGTGGCCCCGCCGGCGCCGCGACGGCGCTCGCCTTGAGCACCTACGGCGTGCCCAACGTCATGGTCACCCGGTACGGAAGCCTGGCGGACACGCCCCGTGCGCACATCACCAACCAGCGCACCATGGAGGTGCTGCGCGACCTCGGCGTCGAGGACCAGATCACCGCCCAGGCCACGCCGCAGCCGCTGATGGGGAACACCGTCTTCTGCACCAGCCTCGCGGGCGAGGAGCTGGGACGGCTGCGCTCCTGGGGCAATGACCCGCTCGTCCAGGCCGCGCATGAACTGGCCAGCCCCAGCCGGATGTGCGACATGCCCCAGCACCTGATGGAGCCGGTGCTGGTGAACGCCGCGGTCTCCCGGGGCACCGCGCTGCGCTTCCACACCGAGTACCTCTCCCACGAGCAGTCGGACGACGGCGTGACCGTGCTGGTCGAGGACCGGTTGCGCGGGGACACCTACCGCGTCCGGGCCCGCTATCTGGTCGGCGCGGACGGCGGACGCAGCCGTGTCGTGGAGAACGCCGGGCTGCCCACGGTCGGCCGGATGGGCGTCGCGGGCAGCCTCAACATCGTCTTCGAGGCGGATCTCACCGACCTGACCGCCCATCGCCCCTCCACGCTCTACTGGGTGCTGGCCCCCGGCGCGACGGTGGGCGGCATCGGCGCGGGCCTGGTGCGCTGTGTGCGCCCCTGGACCGAGTGGATGGTGGTGTGGGGCTACGACCTGGAGGCGGGCCCGCCGGACCTCACCGAGGAGTTCGCGCGGTCCGTGGTGCACCGGCTGCTCGGCGACGACACGATCCCCGTGCGCATCACCTCGACCTCCGCGTGGACCGTCAACCATCTGTACGCCGAGACCTACGCCGACCGGCGGGTGCTGTGCGCGGGCGACGCCGTCCACCGCCATCCGCCGTCCAACGGGCTGGGCTCCAACACTTCCGTCCAGGACGCGTACAACCTCGCCTGGAAGCTCAAGCTGGTCCTCGACGGCACCGCCGCCCCCGCCCTTCTGGACAGCTACTCCGCCGAACGGGCACCGGTGGGACGGCAGATCGTCGAGCGGGCCAATCGGAGCATCGGTGAGACCGCGCCGGTCTTCGAGGCGCTGGGTGTGCTCGCCACCTCCGACACCGAGCAGATGTGGCGCAATGTCGACGCCCGTAAGGCCGCCACGCCCGAGGGCGCGAAGCAACGGCAGGGACTGCGCGAGGCCATCGCGGCCAAGGTGTACGAGTTCAACGCGCACGGTGTGGAGATGAACCAGCGGTACGTCTCGGACGCCATCGTCCCCGACGGCACCCCCGACCCCGGTTTCGGCCGCGACCCGGAACTGTACCACCAGCCCACCACACGCCCCGGCGCCAAGCTGCCGCATGCGTGGGTCGTCCGGGGCCGTGACCGGCTGTCCACCCTCGACCTCGGCGGCCACGGCCGGTTCACCCTCTTCACCGGCATCGGCGGGGACTGCTGGGAGGAGGCCGCCGCGGCGGCCCGGAAGGAACTCGGCGTGGAGCTCGTCACCGTCTCCATCGGCCCGGGCCAGGAGTACGAGGACCCGTACGGCGACTGGGCCCGGCTGCGCGAGATCGGCGACTGCGGGGCCCTGCTGACCCGCCCCGACAACCACATCGGCTTCCGCCACCCCGAAACGTCCCCGCACGCCGGGGAGTTGCTGATCGGGGCGCTACGGAAGATTCTCGGCCACGGCTGACACCCACCCCCCGGCGCAAGGAGCTCAACCTGGGGCTCCATCATGGACACGCCCACATCCCCAGAGAAACCGTTAGTGAGATGACTGCAATGCCCCTCGCACTGCTCCGGCGCATGCGCACCAGGCGTCCGGACCGCGGATCAGGACTCAGGATCCCCCTGCCCGTGGGTGCCGGAGCCTTCAGCTGCGAGGTCCTGGACCCCGTCGGCCAGGCCCTGGGCGGCGTGGAGGTCACCGTCGCCGAGACGCGTGGCGCCGCCCGTACGGTGGCCAAGGCCACCACCGATCCACACGGCCTGTTCCTCGCCACACTCGAACCGGGGCAGTACACCGTGCTGCTCACCGGAAGCGGGCTGCAGCCCAACCGCCTCACCGTCGACATCGCCCACGGCCAGAGCGAACCGCCCCGCCGGGTGCAGATGGAACCCTCCCAGCAACTGGAACTCCCACCGCCGGGCACCTGGCTCTTCGACCCGCCGCACACTGCGATCCGCTTCATCGCCCGCCACGTCGGCATGGCCAATGTGCACGGCCGCTTCACCCGCTTCCGGGGCGGCATCCACATCGCCGAGCGGATGGAGGACTCCCGCGTCGAGGTCGTCATCGACGCCTCCAGCATCAACACCGGCAACAACACCCGCGACAACCACCTGCGCTCGGCGGACTTCCTCGACGTCGAGAACTTCCCGGAGATCCACTTCGCCAGCAACCGCTTCACCTGGCGCAGCGGACCAAAATGGACCCTCCAGGGCCCCCTCACCATGCACGGCGTCAGCCGCTCGGTGAACCTGGACACCACCTACCTCGGCGCCGTGAACGGCGGCTACGACCAGGAACTGCGCTGTGCCGCCCTCGCCACGGCGGAACTGCACCGTGAGGACTACACGCTGAACTGGCGCAACATGCTCGCCCGCGGCATCGCCGTGGTCGGCCCCACGGTCAAGCTGGAGCTCGACATCCAGGCGATGTACCGCAACCACGACACGCCGACGCCGCCCGAGTAGTCCGCTACCCGGCGTTACCCGGCAGGCGATGGGGCGGGCTTTGCGGCCCGCCCCATCGCCGTGTCAGATCACCTGTAGAAGACGGCGACACCACCGTGATGCGAGCACGCGCCCTGGTGGTGGGCGGCGTAGGAGTAGGTCCCGTCGTTGCAGAGCGCCGTGGCACCGCTGCTCGATCCGCCTGTGCTGCTGGACGAGGAACTGCCGGACGACCCGCCGGACGAGGAGCCGGACGAACCGCCGCCCCCGGAGCCCGACGAGGACGATCCGCCGGATGACGTGCCGCCACCACCGGTGGAGGAGGACGAGTCGTCCTCAGCACTCTTCGTCGACTTGGGCGCGGGCTTCGGCTTCGGCTTTGGCTTCGGCTTCGCGGTGACGGTCTTGGTGACCGTCACGGTGGGTGTCGGTTCGGCAGTGTGCTTCACCTGGGCGGGCTTGGCCGTGACGGTGACCGTCACCTTGGGCCTGGGCTTGTCGCCGTCCGCCGCCTTCGCGTCCTCGCCCTGGCCCGACCCTATGCCGACTCCGGCGAAGAGCAGGATGGCCGCGACCGGGATGGCGACGCGCTTGCGTGCCCATCCGGGGCGTCTCGGTGCCGGTGATGGCTGGTTATTCCAGGACATGGTCCCCCCTTGAGTGATACGTGAGGAACCGACCCTAGCCACGCTGATTGAAAAGTGAAGAGGTTGTGTGTGCTTGGTGTTCATATCGTGACCGGGCGTCACGGGTCCGTGAGCGCATAGATTTGGGCTCACCCACCGAACGACGAAGGCGGTTGATCCCATGAGCCTGTACGACATTCCCCTGCACACCCTTACCGGCGAGCCGACCTCTCTCGGTGAGCATCGGGGCGCGGCGCTGCTGGTGGTCAATGTGGCGTCCAAGTGCGGTCTCACCCCGCAGTACGAGGGGCTCGAGCGGCTGCAGCAGCGTTATGCCGAGCGCGGGTTCACCGTGCTGGGGGTTCCGTGCAATCAGTTCGCCGGGCAGGAGCCGGGGACGAGCGAGGAGATCCAGACGTTCTGCTCGACGACCTACGGCGTGTCCTTCCCGCTGCTGGAGAAGATCGATGTCAACGGCGAGCAGCGGCATCCGCTCTACGCCGAGCTGACGCGGACGCCGGACGCGCAGGGCGAGGCGGGGGATGTGCAGTGGAACTTCGAGAAGTTCCTGATCTCGCCGGAGGGTGACGTCGTGGGCCGGTTCCGGCCGCGCACCGAGCCGGAGGCGGACGACGTCGTCGCCGCGATCGAGGCGCGGCTTCCCCGGTGAAAACGACGGCGGGCGAGGGGCCCGAGGCCCCTCGCCCGCCGGGTCGATCCCGTACCCGGGCTCAGCCGCGTTCCGCGGCAAACGCGGTCAGCCACGCCAGCGGCGCGTTCCAGTTGATCGCCACCTCATTGGTGGAGTACGAGCCGATGTCGTCGATGTAGCACGCCGCGGGCGCGCAGCCCGGGAGCTTCTCCTGCGCCACCGGATCCTCCAGCCCCGCGTTGGCCCCGCCCGCGATGGATCCGGCGGGCGGGTTCGGCAGCGAGGCGTCGTACTGATGCGCCCAGAAGCGGTGGTGCTGGTTCTGCGCGGCGTGCTCGCCGTAGCCGGTGACGTACGACTGGCCGAGCGCGTTGCGGCCGAGCAGATAGTCCAGCGTCTCCAGCGCCCCGGTGCGGTAGCGCCGCTGCTTGGTGAGCTCGTAGGCGACGGCCATGACGGTCCCGTTGTTGGCCACCTGGCCGTTGGAGCCCCACACATAGCCGTCCGCCGGCAGCGGCACCCCATAGCCCTGACCGGCCATCGTGCTCAGTTGCCCATCGGCGGCAGAGACCACGGACGCGCGGACGCGGGCGAGGTCGGTGGCGGGCAGGCCGTTGGGGACGGTGGCCAGGACGATCCGGCCGAGGGGCGCGGTGTCCTGCCAGTTGAAGCCGAGCGGGGTGAACACATCGCTCGCGGTGTGGTACGGCGAGGAGGTGACCGCGTCCCGGTACCGCGCCTCCCCGGTGGTCGCGTACAGCTCCGCCGCCGCCCAGTAGAACTCGTCGCCCACCTCGGTGTCGTCGTACGCCCCACCGCCGGTGGAGTCGGAACCCGGTGCGAGCACCTCCGGGTTCGCCTGCGCGGCGGCCCAGGCACGGCGCGCGGAGTCCAGGCAGCGGGCGGCGAAGGCGGCGTCGTACGGTGCGTAGACCCGGGCGCACTGCGCCGCCGCAGCGGCCAGATTGAGGGTCGCGGCGGTGGACGGAGCATGCAGCTCACGCGGCTCGGCGTCCCGCTCCGGACGGGTGGGCAGCCCGGTCCACGCGGCGTCGTGGACCTTGTGGAAGGCCATCCCCGCCCGTGGCGCGCCCTCCGGGAGCTGCATGCGCATCAGGAACTCCAGCTCCCAGCGCCCCTCGTCGAGCACATCGGGGATCCCATTGCCGCGCTCGGGGACGCGCAGCGTGGAGTCCCCGAGCGCCGCCGCGTGCCCCGTGCGCTTCGCGCGCTCGAAGGAGTTGACGAGCTGCCAGACCGCGAGACCACCGTTGACCACGTATTTGCCCTGGTCACCCGCGTCGTACCAGCCGCCGCGCACATCCCGGGTGTAGTCGCACACCCCGCTGACGCAGGGCACGGCGGTGTCACCCCGATTGGGAGCGACCCCCAGATGGCCCGCCGGGCGTGCGTATGCCGCACCGGCCAGGGACGCCTCGATGGGGATACCGCTGCGCTGCTGGTAGAAGAAGGACATGGCGTCCGCGCGCAGCCCGTCGTAGAGGTTCGCGCGGATGTCGAAGGGATGGCTGGTCCGGCCGTCCACGGTGAGCGTGTAGCCGGTGCCCGTCCCCTGGTACGCGGAGAAGTCCACCAGATGGGCCGACTGCCCGGAGGCGGCGTCCGCGCCCCGTACGGCGGTGGTGCCCGAGGCGGCGGTGCGGCCCGCCGCGTCGCGCAGTTGCCAGGGCAGGGCGGTGGCGCTCGCGCTCACGACGGTGGCGCGTTTGGGGCCGTCCGGCAGATACCCGAGCTGATTGACCTGGACGGCGGACGGCGCGGCGGAGGCGGTGGCACGGGTGGTAAGAGCCGCGGGCGCCGCGGAGGAGTCCGCTCCGGCGGGCGCGGACTGGGCGGCGATCAGCAGCAGTGCGCCGGTCAGCAGCGCGGTGGCGGTCCGCGCACCGCGCGGACGGGGTAACAGGGGCACGGGCATGACGGACCGTCCTTGGGAAGGCGTGGAAGATATGGGAGATGTGGGAGCGCTCCCAATTTATGTAATGATGTGATCGCAGTGCGTCAAGGGACTGGACGGGTGCACGGACCACCCCGCCCCTCCGTCACATCGCACCCGGCCCATCCGTCAGCACGGTGTGGCCTGCGACGGTGCGGTTTGCGACAAGGGGATGTGACCGATGAACGAGAACCACCTTCTGGCGGAGGGCTTCGAGGCCCACCGCCGTCATCTGCGGGCGGTGGCCTACCGCATGCTCGGCTCGCTGAGCGAGGCGGACGACGCCGTCCAGGAGGCATGGCTGAGGCTCAGCCGCTCCGACACCGCCGCGGTGGAGAACCTGGGCGGCTGGCTGACCACCGTCGTCGGCCGGGTCTGCCTGGACATGCTGCGCTCGCGCACCGCCCGGCGCGAGGAGCCCCTGGGGGTGCACCTCCCCGACCCGGTCATCAGCGGTGAGACCGGGCCCGGCCCCGAGGACCAGGCGCTGCTCGCCGACTCGGTCGGCCTCGCCCTGCTGGTCGTCCTGGAGACGCTGGCCCCCGCCGAACGGCTGGCCTTCGTACTGCACGATCTGTTCGCCGTGCCGTTCGACGAGATCGCCCCCATCGTCGACCGCACCCCGGCCGCCGCCCGTCAGCTCGCCAGCCGCGCCCGCCGCCGGGTGCGGGGAGCGGCCCCGGTCCCCGACGCGGACCTGGCCCGGCAGCGCGAGGTCGTGGGCGCCTTCCTCGCCGCCGCGCGCGACGGCGACTTCGAGGGGCTGATCTCCGTACTCGACCCGGATGTCGTCCTGCGCGCCGACTACGGCCCCGCGCCCGCCCCGGCCCCGCGCGAGGTGCGTGGCGCGGCGGCCGTGGCGGACCAGGCGCTCACCTTCTCCCGCCTCAGCAGCGCGGGCCTCCTCGCCCGTCCCGCGCTCGTCAACGGGGCGGTGGGCGTGGTCAGCTCCCGGGACGGGCGGCCGTTCTCGGTGCTGGCCTTCACGGTCATGGACGGCAGGATCGCGGCGATCGACATCCTGGCCGACCCCGAGCGGCTGAGCGGGCTCGATCTGACGGTCCTGGACTGACGCCACCGGAGCGACAGGAGTCGGGGCCGAGGGCCTTCGTTGTGCTCGGGGGCGTCGGGCTGTCAGGCGCGCAGGTAGGTGAGAACGGCGAGGACGCGTCGGTGTCCCTGGCCGTCCAGGCGGAGGTCGAGTTTCTGGAGGATGCTGCTGACATGCTTGTTGACCGCGGCCTCCGTGACATAGAGGTCGCGGGCGATCTCGCCGTTGGAGCGTCCCTCGGCCATGAGGGAGAGGACTTCGCGCTCCCGGGGGGTGAGCTGCCGCAGGGGGCCATGCCGTCGGCGCAGGAGCTGGCGCACCACTTCGGGGTCCATGACCGTCGCCCCGGCGGCCACCTCCTCGACCGCGCTCGCGAATTGGGTGACGGCACTGACCCGGTCCTTGAGCAGATAGCCGATGCCGGCCTCGCTGCCCAGGTCGAGCAGATGAGTGGCGTAGGACTGCTCGATGTACTGACTGAGCACCAGGACGGGCAGGGTGGCGCGGTGATCGCGTAGCGCGACCGCGGCGCGGAGGCCGTCGTCGGCGTTGCCCGGTGGCATCCGTACATCGGTGATGACGATGTCAGGGTCGTGCTCGTGGGCCGCGGCGATCAGCGCGTCGGCGTCGCCGACCGGGCTGGGAATCGTTTCTCCGGAATGCCCTGGCAACAACTGTCTCCACGGGTCTGCGATGTTCCGGCCGATCGTCCCAGCCACGCCATGGCGTGGCGACAGCGGGTGCCCCAGCTCCCGGGGGCGCAATGCGTGGCGGGCGTCCGGTTCCCGGTGCTGACGGTGCGGGTCGGGGGCAGTGTGTCCGTGCCGTATCTGCCCGGGGTGCGCACGGGGTCCACTCGCCAGTGACGTTCAACGGTCACGAGGAACTGACTATGGTTCAGCCCTTGTTGCTCGGTGTGGAGGATGGCCCAGTGCGCGACGGGATCGAGGTTGCCGTCCACCCGCCCCGACGTGGCGGGGCACGTCATGCACTCGGCGAGATAGATGCCGTCCGGCGCTCCCTGCTGCCGAGTCTTTCGGGCATACATTGCTCTGAGCGGTGACTCACTGGTGACTGGGTGGTGACTGCAACTCGGCGATGACTGTGACTGGCGACTGCGCGGTGACTGTGGCTCGTACGATGGATTCATGAGCAGCGGCGGGGACTTCGCACGTATGGTCCGAGTATCACTGCGTGAGCAGAAGTTGAGCATCCGGGCGGCTTCACGAGCCATGAACTACGACCATGCGTTCCTGTCCCGTGTACTTTCCGGAAAACAGCGTCCTTCTGCCGAACTTGCAGCATCGCTCGATGCTTTGCTTGGCGCTGACGGCAAACTCACAGAGAAGGCAGGTGAGTTGATCGGCAACACCGAGGAATGCGAATCGCGAAACATTTCGGATTCGGCGAATGGTGGCGAGGGTGCCGTCTTTCGTGACCTTAAAGGTATGGCGGGTGCTCCGACGCTTGGGATTTCTCCATTTGATGGTATGGCGCTCCAAGAGAGCGGCGAGCATATGCTGAAAATGTTCCTTCATCTCGATGACGAACTGGGAGGCGACAGTCTCTTTCTCCCGCTATCACGATATGTTTCCCGGATGGCTGTCAACGTGCGCGAAAAAATTCCCAGCGGCGCGTTAATTGTGTTCGGTCAGCTTAATCAGATGGTGGGATGGCTAGCACTTGATGCGAATAACCATGCTGCTGCGAGAAATTATTTCAACGAGGCCGTTCGGGTCGGGCATGAGGCCGACAACCCAGGGCTCAAGGCCAGTGCGCTTGCGTACATGAGTTTGCAGGAAACTTATCGAGGACGGCAAACGCCCGCTCTCTCATTCGCTCAAGAAGCAATTACTCTAAACTCGCATCAGCTAACACCACTCATCCGTACGATGCTCGGGACGAGACTGGCCAGAGCACACGCGTGCCTGGGGAACGGAGCATCGTGCCTGAAAGCGCTGGACGCCGCGAGAAACGACTTCGATCAGGTGGGGAGCCTGGAGGAACCAGGCTACGTCTCTTACGTTGATGCTATTGAAGTAGCCGCACAGGAGGGGGCTTGCTATCTCGACCTCGGGATGAGTCAGAAGGCAGTCACTTCACTTACCAGCGCCATTGGTCTGTTGAGCATCCATGCCCCAAACCGAGTTCGCGACAGAGTCCACTACCTTTCTCGACTTGCTAAGTGCTATCTCCTTGACGGGGAGGTTGAGCAAGCGTGTCAGACGGGGAGCCACGCGCTGGACCTTAGCCGCATGATTGGTTCAGCACGCGTCGCTGATAGACTGGGAGAATTTGCGGTGTCACTTGCGCCGTACAGTGGAGTTTCCAGCGTTATCG is a window of Streptomyces violaceusniger Tu 4113 DNA encoding:
- a CDS encoding purine or other phosphorylase 1 encodes the protein MGAEGKGGAARADVVVLTALEVEYRAVRAHLEDPRPVKAERGALFEVGVFRAGSGERTVAIHMTGPGNPGAAASVERAAALFAPWAVLFVGVAGGVKDVALGDVVAADAVYDYETGKDTESGFWPRQKTHQSAYGLVQLARLVAAGDAWQRRIRPGDDAPRPRAQVKPLAAGGRVVAHHRSDAGLRLAASAGDALAVDMEGFGFLAGAYVNQQLDALVIRGISDLLGDKGEAHDERWQPVASRHAAAFAFELIGRIPVAADAPGVADDPAARPFTADTRSLDTDMGSRAADTPPLASGTHPQAPRRRKLTIRDIGDLADTLLAVSGMTSPARWQQLLDELPTVGTAVGRQSASRSEALSLLRTCEARRAMGELVEVIAVLAPDDPAAAELTRRVEDLGLA
- a CDS encoding sigma-54-dependent Fis family transcriptional regulator, yielding MTTIDDTPADSALSSLRRARDRFLSGRPPGDGVPEDLAEAWRRARFFGVPRDLVALPRVRPPEDSPLLAAARPALDRVAPTLSGEMGLVLVDSRCRALWSGGGRYTDPSADVAGLDLSEKAVGHNSAALALRTGRRAEVHGPEHFLDLWQEVSAVSVPLYEPTAGRPAGTITVVAPLGEGRTAHPGAAVAEATAHAVETELLGRARPPERVLLDAYLRQRADGAAVVSLDGSSRLVSPEAARLLSHETLARLERHATALLRDADAGPEGADAGPEDADAGPEGAHSGAPEEIAVPDGAGLTVRMTRVVHGGEVVGAVATVCPARRARAAERPGPDRLPGLVGTSPPWRVAVSRATELARATEPLLLIGEPGVGKTALARALLGRRDTAAPRLVDAAEQVAGEVPRWCRALAEGDGGAPPLLLRHAERLGQSDVAALLSLLEERPAVPLVATHTPGAPTGPCLSRLLDILSARSVTLPPLRERVEDIPALLAGLARRPSPGRPPLAWSLDARRALEQHTWPGNVTELAHVVREVAERRRATGPVRREELPYGLRVPPATRRLSGMERAERTAILEALRRHGDNKVRAAESLGIGRATLYRKLRAYGMDQA
- a CDS encoding FAD-dependent oxidoreductase, producing METVETDVLVVGSGPAGAATALALSTYGVPNVMVTRYGSLADTPRAHITNQRTMEVLRDLGVEDQITAQATPQPLMGNTVFCTSLAGEELGRLRSWGNDPLVQAAHELASPSRMCDMPQHLMEPVLVNAAVSRGTALRFHTEYLSHEQSDDGVTVLVEDRLRGDTYRVRARYLVGADGGRSRVVENAGLPTVGRMGVAGSLNIVFEADLTDLTAHRPSTLYWVLAPGATVGGIGAGLVRCVRPWTEWMVVWGYDLEAGPPDLTEEFARSVVHRLLGDDTIPVRITSTSAWTVNHLYAETYADRRVLCAGDAVHRHPPSNGLGSNTSVQDAYNLAWKLKLVLDGTAAPALLDSYSAERAPVGRQIVERANRSIGETAPVFEALGVLATSDTEQMWRNVDARKAATPEGAKQRQGLREAIAAKVYEFNAHGVEMNQRYVSDAIVPDGTPDPGFGRDPELYHQPTTRPGAKLPHAWVVRGRDRLSTLDLGGHGRFTLFTGIGGDCWEEAAAAARKELGVELVTVSIGPGQEYEDPYGDWARLREIGDCGALLTRPDNHIGFRHPETSPHAGELLIGALRKILGHG
- a CDS encoding YceI family protein, with amino-acid sequence MPLALLRRMRTRRPDRGSGLRIPLPVGAGAFSCEVLDPVGQALGGVEVTVAETRGAARTVAKATTDPHGLFLATLEPGQYTVLLTGSGLQPNRLTVDIAHGQSEPPRRVQMEPSQQLELPPPGTWLFDPPHTAIRFIARHVGMANVHGRFTRFRGGIHIAERMEDSRVEVVIDASSINTGNNTRDNHLRSADFLDVENFPEIHFASNRFTWRSGPKWTLQGPLTMHGVSRSVNLDTTYLGAVNGGYDQELRCAALATAELHREDYTLNWRNMLARGIAVVGPTVKLELDIQAMYRNHDTPTPPE
- a CDS encoding glutathione peroxidase, translated to MSLYDIPLHTLTGEPTSLGEHRGAALLVVNVASKCGLTPQYEGLERLQQRYAERGFTVLGVPCNQFAGQEPGTSEEIQTFCSTTYGVSFPLLEKIDVNGEQRHPLYAELTRTPDAQGEAGDVQWNFEKFLISPEGDVVGRFRPRTEPEADDVVAAIEARLPR